The Cyclobacterium amurskyense genome contains the following window.
TCACTGCAGTGTTTTTTTTAGACCATACTCCGGCTCCAAACGAAGGAGATATTGCACTGAAAACACAGCGGAAATCCATGAACAAATCCGAACGGCAGGCCTTCTTTCGAAATTTTAGCTTCGGTATCGTATTGCTGATATTGGTATATATGGCTTTGACTGCCTTTCGGGACATAAGGGATAACTTTGTGGTCGAAATATGGAAAGAGTTAAAAGTTGGTTTGGCCCCGGAACTGCTTACTCAAACTGAAATCCCCATAACCTTGGTATTGCTTCTAATGATGGGCTTGCTGGTCCTAGTAAAAAACAACTTCAAAGCGCTTTTTCTCTACCACTTGATCATTATATCAGGATTGCTACTGGCGGTTGTTTCCACAATCTTTCTTCAATATGGATGGATAAACCCCTTCTACTGGACAGTCGCCACCGGAACTGGCATCTATATGGCCTATATCCCATTCAATTGCCTTTTATTTGACCGTTTATTGGCCGCTTTCAAATATGTTGGCAATGTTGGCTTTTTGATGTATCTGGTAGATAGTTTCGGTTATTTGGGCTCATGTGGTATCCTGATTTTCAAACAATTTGGAGACTGGGAGGCAATGAGTTGGTTTTCTTTTTATTCCGAAGGGTTAATTCTGGTAATGACAATTTGCGCAGTAGTAATGCTAATCAATGGTTTGTATTTCTACAAAAAATTGAAAAATAACACCCCAATTGTCCCAATTGCAATACCTGTAGGGGCACAAGCAATTGAGCCTTTGCCCAACAAAAGCAAGCAATAACAAACCGAATCAGGCTTATTTACTTGTCCGTTTTTTAAATAAAAACCAATAGCCGATAGGAAAAATCAGTGCTTTCAAGCGCCATTGATTTTTTTCCTGAAAAGACAGTTCCTTATTTTTACTAATCGCTCTATAAAACAAACTGGCCAAAACCAAATGACCCAAGACAAAGAACAACAATATACTATAGAAGATCAGCTCATTCATTTTTTTAAGCGAGGGATTAGAGGTGGAACATTTTTTTGATAGTTGGCATAGGCTTCACCATAGATTAAAAGTAGTTTTTTCTCCTCATAATAAATACCAAAAGGCAAATAGAACAGCAAAGCCAATAAATGAATCAAAGAAGATAGATTAGGGACATAAAAGAAAAAACCTAGAAAAATCAATATCAGACCGGCATACAAAGGGTGCCGCATCTGTTTGTACCAGCCCTCCATAATCAAATCCTCCTTTTCAATCAGATCATCATGAGGATACAGGCCAATAAATCTTCCCTTAGAAATCCCTTTCATGCTTTTGACCATTACAATGGTACCGAAAGTAGCCAGCATAAAGCCCAAATAAGTACTGCCCTCGGCGGGATTAAATAGCCAATAGGGAGAAATGATACCCGCAAAAACAAATAGACCCAATAAAAACAGGGTCGCATACAAACTATAGATCAGCCTGTACCATTTGTAACTGTCTTTCATCCATAGCTTGAATTTTCTTTTTATATTGAGACTTGCCAGAAAGGTATGGCTCGCATAAAACACAATCCATCCAAAAGCTAAAATGATATATTCCATAAAGTT
Protein-coding sequences here:
- a CDS encoding methyltransferase family protein, translating into MDIRNFMEYIILAFGWIVFYASHTFLASLNIKRKFKLWMKDSYKWYRLIYSLYATLFLLGLFVFAGIISPYWLFNPAEGSTYLGFMLATFGTIVMVKSMKGISKGRFIGLYPHDDLIEKEDLIMEGWYKQMRHPLYAGLILIFLGFFFYVPNLSSLIHLLALLFYLPFGIYYEEKKLLLIYGEAYANYQKNVPPLIPRLKK
- a CDS encoding DUF5690 family protein, with the translated sequence MSTFVAIMAFLTYSSMYAFRKPFAAATFMGEEWWGIDIKVWLILMQTFGYMASKFYGIKLIAELSGKKRGLLILSLVGCAWLSLLGFALLPAPYNILCFLLNGFPLGLIWGLVFHYLEGRRFTEMMGSILAISFVFSSGFVKSIGRYLLVDWGIDPYWMPFVTGAFFIPLLITAVFFLDHTPAPNEGDIALKTQRKSMNKSERQAFFRNFSFGIVLLILVYMALTAFRDIRDNFVVEIWKELKVGLAPELLTQTEIPITLVLLLMMGLLVLVKNNFKALFLYHLIIISGLLLAVVSTIFLQYGWINPFYWTVATGTGIYMAYIPFNCLLFDRLLAAFKYVGNVGFLMYLVDSFGYLGSCGILIFKQFGDWEAMSWFSFYSEGLILVMTICAVVMLINGLYFYKKLKNNTPIVPIAIPVGAQAIEPLPNKSKQ